In the genome of Variovorax sp. PAMC26660, the window ATCATTGCCAGCTCACAGCTTGATGGGAGTCCCATCACGGGCGCCGTGGAACGACCAGTTTCCACGCGTCGCAGTGACAGGTATGCAGCTAAGACCTTGAATTTGACGGCTGGCCACCTCGATCGCTTCCGCTGCAAAGCGGATGCTCGCATTGTTCGTAGACGATCAGCGTGGAGTGCATAGCTGACGCCGAGGCCCATCCCACAAACCTCAACCGAACCGAATGTTCTCCATCACGAAGACTTCAGCCATTGCACCCCAAAGGACCTGATCCCTAGGCGGGCCGCGAAACACGCTGCCCGCAGACCAACTGCTAACTGCCGGCCTCAGGCGTTCCACGCCGCGCCTTCTCACTCGCTTGAAACAGCTCTCCAGCCTTGCGAGCAAGCTCAGCCGCAAGCCAAAGCAAGTTGTCCAATCGTCGAGGCCCATCCCCGCTGCACCAGTCGATGCCTTCCCCGTGGCAGACCCACAGCAGAGCTTCGAGTTGAGAGAGGGTGTTTTCGAGAAGATCCGCCGGGTCTTGGGCGTTGTCTTCGGCCGCTACCGGCGTAGTTGGCCGGGCTATAGTCTTGGTAGCCATTTTTGTGCGTTCCTTCCAAGGTGATTGCACGAACTTGGTTAGACGGCTGGGGTGCTAGTAACACCCTGGCCGTCGCCTTTTGATACCTCGCATCTGCATCGCTGCTTTCGCACCGACGACCTGCCGCGAGGCAAGCAGCCTTCAAACATCTCGGTGGCGGTTGGGTGTGTTGCGCTTTCTTCTCCCCTTGGTGGGGTGTCGAGTGACAGGGGCATTCACTCTAGAGAAGAACCCGGCGAAGTAGCCGGCTCATGCGGCACGAAGTCTTGGCAACCGCCAACAAATGCAGCTTCCGCAGCGGCTCTGAACGATCACGCTGGCGGGGTGCCTTGCGCAGCGAAATAAAGGAGGATGCCGAGGGCCGGGGGACATTCGCTTCGCCGCGTACCCCGTCGGCGTGATCGCCCCCCGGATGCGAGCAGAAGGACTCAGTCCATCCAGGACCGCGCCCGGTCCAGATGCTCGCGGCACTCGCGGACCATGCGTTCGAGCAGTTCCGCGCAGGTCGGAATGTCGTCGATCAGGCCGATGCACTGGCCGGCCGAGACCACGCCGTTCTGCACCTCGCCCGACTCCAGCGCCGCGCGCCCGCGCGCACCGGCGACCAGCGGACGCACTTCCTCGAACTCGCAGCCACCGGGACGGTTCTCGGTGGCGACGACTTCCTCAGAGATGGCGTTGCGGAACACGCGCGCGGTGTTGCGCATGGTGCGGAACATCAGCTTGGTGTCGCGCTCGGTCGCATCGACCAGCGCCTGCTTGATGTTGTCGTGGATCGGCGCTTCCTTCGTCACGCAAAAGCGCGTGCCCATGTTGATGCCCTCGGCGCCCAGCGCGAGTGCCGCAGCCATGCCGCGCCCATCGGCGATGCCGCCCGACGCGATGATCGGAATGCGCAGCTTGCGCGCCGCGATGGGCAGCAGCACGAGGCCGGGCACGTCGTCTTCGCCCGGATGGCCCGCGCACTCGAAGCCGTCGACCGACACCGCATCGACGCCATTGCGTTCCGCCGAGAGCGCATGGCGCACCGAGGTGCACTTGTGGACGATCTTCACGTCATGCCGCTTCAGCGCCTCGATGAAGTCCTTCGGGCTGTTGCCCGCGGTCTCGACGATCTTGATGCCGCTGTCGATGATGGCCTGCACGTACTCCGCATACGGCGGCGGCTTCACCGCCGGCAGGATCGTGAGGTTCACGCCGAAAGGCTTGTCGGTGAGCGCGCGGGTGCGTGCGATCTCGTTGCGCAGGTCGTCGGGCGTGGGCTGCGTGAGCGCGGTCACGATGCCCAGGCCGCCGGCGTTCGACACGGCCGCCGCCAACTCGGCGCGGCCCACCCATTGCATGCCGCCCTGGATGATGGGGTAGCGAATGCCGAGCAGTTCGGTGATGCGGGTCTTCATCGGTGCCGGCTCCTCTTACAGCGTGGTCACCAGTTCGGGCACAGCCACGAACAGGTCGGCCACGAGGCCATAGTCGGCCACCGAGAAGATCGGCGCTTCTTCGTCCTTGTTGATCGCCACGATCACCTTGGAGTCCTTCATGCCGGCCAGATGCTGGATCGCACCCGAGATGCCCGCTGCGATGTACAGCTGCGGCGCGACGATCTTGCCCGTCTGGCCCACTTGCCAGTCGTTCGGGGCGTAGCCTGCGTCCACTGCAGCGCGGCTGGCACCTAAGCCGGCGTTGAGCTTGTCGGCCAGCGGGGCCATCACTTCGGTGAACTTCTCGGCGCTGCCCAAGGCACGGCCACCCGAGACGATGATCTTGGCCGCCGTCAGTTCGGGGCGTTCGCTCTTGGTGACTTCACGGCCCACGAAGCTGCTCTTGCCGCTGTCGGCCACACCTTCGGCCGTTTCGACGGTGGCGTTGCCGCCTGTGGCTGCTGCGGCGTCGAAGCCGGTCGTGCGAACGGTGATTACCTTGGTGGCATCGCTGCTCTGCATCGTGGCAATCGCGTTGCCTGCGTAGATCGGACGCTCGAAGGTGTCGGGGCTGTCCACCTTGGTGATGTCGCTGATCTGCGCCACATCCAGCTTGGCCGCCACGCGCGGGGCGACGTTCTTGCCGTTGGCGGTCGAGGGGAACAGGATGTGGCTGTAGTTGCCGGCGATGGCCAGCACTTGAGCGGCGACGTTCTCGGCGAGGTTTTCAGCGAGGCTCGGGCTGTCGGCGGCGATGACCTTGGTGACGCCCACGATCTGGGCGGCGGCCTTGGCAGCTTCGGCGGCGTTGGCACCGGCCACAAGGATGTGGACGTCGCCACCGCAAGCCAGCGCTGCGGTCACGGTGTTGAGGGTGGCCGGCTTGATGCTGGCGTGGTCGTGTTCGGCAATGACGAGTGCGGTCATGTTCGTTGTCTTCCTCAGATCACTTTGGCTTCGTTCTTGAGCTTGTCCACCAGCGTTGCAACGTCAGGCACCTTGATGCCTGCCCCGCGCTTGGGCGGCTCGCTGACCTTCAAGGTCTTCAGGCGCGGCTTGACGTCCACACCCAGGTCTTCGGGCTTGAAGACGTCGAGCTGCTTCTTCTTGGCCTTCATGATGTTGGGCAAGGTGACGTAGCGCGGCTCGTTCAGGCGCAGGTCGGTCGTGATGACGGCTGGCAGGCTCAGGGAGATGGTCTCCAGGCCGCCATCGACTTCACGCGTCACAGTGGCCTTGTCGCCAGCAACTTCGACCTTCGAGGCGAAGGTGGCTTGCGGCAGGTCGGCCAGCGCAGCCAGCATCTGGCCCGTTTGATTGGCATCGTCATCGATGGCTTGCTTGCCCAGGATGATGAGCGAGGGCTGTTCCTTGTCCACCAGCGCCTTGAGCAGCTTGGCCACAGCCAGCGGCTGCAGCTCTTCGGTGGTTTCAACGAGGATGCCGCGATCGGCACCGATGGCCATGGCCGTGCGCAGGGTTTCCTGGCACTTGGCATCGCCGCAGGACACGACGATCACTTCGGTCGCAATGCCCTTTTCTTTCAGGCGAACCGCCTCTTCGACGGCAATCTCGTCGAAGGGGTTCATGCTCATCTTGACGTTGGCAATGTCCACCCCGGTGCCGTCGCTCTTGACGCGCACCTTCA includes:
- a CDS encoding NAD(P)H-dependent flavin oxidoreductase, with translation MKTRITELLGIRYPIIQGGMQWVGRAELAAAVSNAGGLGIVTALTQPTPDDLRNEIARTRALTDKPFGVNLTILPAVKPPPYAEYVQAIIDSGIKIVETAGNSPKDFIEALKRHDVKIVHKCTSVRHALSAERNGVDAVSVDGFECAGHPGEDDVPGLVLLPIAARKLRIPIIASGGIADGRGMAAALALGAEGINMGTRFCVTKEAPIHDNIKQALVDATERDTKLMFRTMRNTARVFRNAISEEVVATENRPGGCEFEEVRPLVAGARGRAALESGEVQNGVVSAGQCIGLIDDIPTCAELLERMVRECREHLDRARSWMD
- a CDS encoding electron transfer flavoprotein subunit alpha/FixB family protein, yielding MTALVIAEHDHASIKPATLNTVTAALACGGDVHILVAGANAAEAAKAAAQIVGVTKVIAADSPSLAENLAENVAAQVLAIAGNYSHILFPSTANGKNVAPRVAAKLDVAQISDITKVDSPDTFERPIYAGNAIATMQSSDATKVITVRTTGFDAAAATGGNATVETAEGVADSGKSSFVGREVTKSERPELTAAKIIVSGGRALGSAEKFTEVMAPLADKLNAGLGASRAAVDAGYAPNDWQVGQTGKIVAPQLYIAAGISGAIQHLAGMKDSKVIVAINKDEEAPIFSVADYGLVADLFVAVPELVTTL
- a CDS encoding electron transfer flavoprotein subunit beta/FixA family protein, which translates into the protein MKILVPVKRVVDYNVKVRVKSDGTGVDIANVKMSMNPFDEIAVEEAVRLKEKGIATEVIVVSCGDAKCQETLRTAMAIGADRGILVETTEELQPLAVAKLLKALVDKEQPSLIILGKQAIDDDANQTGQMLAALADLPQATFASKVEVAGDKATVTREVDGGLETISLSLPAVITTDLRLNEPRYVTLPNIMKAKKKQLDVFKPEDLGVDVKPRLKTLKVSEPPKRGAGIKVPDVATLVDKLKNEAKVI